From the Salarias fasciatus chromosome 5, fSalaFa1.1, whole genome shotgun sequence genome, the window TGAGGCTGCCTcgaaaattaaaaacaagtttttccccaaaaaaaatatTACGACTGTGTTGACTCAACATTGCCAAAATTCAAATCAACTCAGGATATTTGACAATAAATGTTGATGTGAGAATAAAACAAACCACGGGAAGAACAGTGCAGATCTGTATcagacatgtttgtttgtttaccatGCAGTAACGCTGCCTGTGCAGAATACTGGTGAACCTCATCTGGTCACGCGAAAGACGTAcatttttcccctcctttctgTATATCAAAGCAGAAAATCTCATTATGGACCAATCAGTGGTGGCTATTTGCAAACATAGCAACAATCAAAGTGAATGCGCAATAAAACCTAACCCGGGATTCTTCAGTATCAGTCTATTATTCTGAGAGTGACGAGTCAACAGCAGGGTTGCCAGCGTGacgttctgctgctcctctcttcagcagagcagggaggggtACTGCGGGTGCCACCAGTCCATGAGCCTCACGCTGTGTACCGGGTCCAACACCACCTGGGTCCCGCCTTGATCCCCTTTTTTCTTCCCCCGGTGGAGTGGCGAGTCCTGGAATACGAGACGGACGCGGTGGTGGCGCATGTCTGTGCTTACATTGATTGTGAACTATAAGGAAAGACAGATTTGTCACATTAGGTGAGATGTGCTgcacctttttcattttgactacaaaaacaaaaaacaaaaagagacaacACTAAAGCTGGCAACTGTTAATAAGTATACATCCTATAGGTCAGTGAGAAGAATCATCTCTACAGCTGCAGCTGTTATGGGCTGTTTCTGCTCTCAAAGGGTCAGTGTCTATCAGAAGTCCAAGTCAGGTTTAAGTGGTAGCCAAGGTTGACTGATATAGATGGCTCCACTGAGACGCCACCTCACAACCTGCAGGAGTTAAAGCATGAGTCGCTGACGTCTCGGTGCCAGATACCACAGCAAACCTTCAGAGCTCAGGATATTATGACTGATCAGTGTGCAAGACAAAGCAAAGTGTTCTAAAGAAGTGTGTTGCTGGGTGTgttagaaaaacaaattaagcaATAACCTGAAAAAAACCGCCATTCCATATAATGCATCATTTATAACCCTTGTACCTCATTACTGTCCAAAGGTTGAGAGGACAGTTCTGCcccataaaaaggaaaaaaaaaaaaaaaggttacttGCCAGGGTTAGTGTCATGCCCATTACAACAGGTGTGTAGATGAAGTTGAGGGTGTTGATCTGAAGCACGTAGCAGTCAGAGTCCGGATTATTGTGAACGTCTTCATATTGTTTTGGCATGTGCAGGGACTTGGCACACCCATTCCTACTGTGTCCATGCTGGGAAGGAAAAGACATGTTTGTCACATAAACAAccacaggaggaaaaaacaaaatacttctATGAAGAATGTAGTGCTAGTTGTAAAAGAGCTGCTACCTCCTTCCGAAATTTGAAGTTGAACTCCCACAATGTTTCTGGCCGAGTCCCCGATACCTTTTTGTGGCAGAAGAGTACACACTGCAATAGAAAACCATTAAACATTGAGAATATCTATTTCTTAAGTAAAAAGACTAGTTTAGAAACAACTTTcacaagaaaaatacaaatacaggtttgtttttcatgtaatgaaaatatgaaatgcaaattggacaagtttgttttttttttctgttgaatttCATGTGTGGAACCATGTGGTTTGGTTGAGAGGAGTTTTCTCTAAAACCAGACACATGAAGCTCAACAAAGTAGTAGCTCTCTCAGCTGCCCTGCTACAACAGGTCTAGGACTGACCTCGCACATGAAAGCTGGTTATGTAGGTGGAAAttatacacacaaaaaatcGCCATATGAATTGCAATCACACACAACTCaaacatctattttttttaccttggaGTTGAGTAAAGTAGTGGGCGTTGATTCTGGCAGTGCAGGAGTTTGTGACAGACGCAAAGTGAATGGCTCATACAAATGGAAGAGCGAACGGATCACACAGGCTCGAAGACAATGCATCCGACTCATAGAGTCAGGCTGAAGACGAAAGGGCAGATCAACGTCCATCCTGTAGTGTCTTTACAATAGAAGGAGAATCACACTGTCAGTATGTTTAATTTAATGGTTACCACACTATCTTTAGTCATGCCTTTACTTAAAGAGAATGCatgaacaaaaatgaaaacagatgttGCCAACAAAGAGCAGAATCTTCATGTTTACTTTTTTCTATAAATGATTTATCGTTTCACGCTGAACCTTACAGGACTCCaaacataaatatgaaaatcatCTCACCTTCTGTAGAGCctggtccaaaatgctgcagtgcaAGTGACGGTCCACGCATTCCGACATATCAGAGAAAATCTGCACACATCCTCTGGTCGAATGTAGGAGGAAAGCACTAACCAAATGTCCATTGGATattctcctccatcactgctctcactgttttctgcagaagcaaaacaccaaaacaaaatattaaaacttGGACATCTTCTTTAAGCAGCCAGCATATTTTTCACAACAACATTAAGTtgacgcgtgtaaagtgtggaattcgacgcgcgttcaaattacacacgatGCTTGCAATGCGCccgacgcgcggcagctcattggcgggagtgggaggagcttctgtgtcctgtcttcatgttgacaacaGTGGATCCAATAGAGACACTGGCTTGGCtgtatttaataaagaaagccagaaaacggcgtcGTCAGGCGCCTATGCgacgtttttgggttcatcccatcctgcagcggcgtttcgcaatttggcgaatttcaccatttgctccaggagctgcgtacggacgaggttcgctttcagcggtacttccgcctctcccgggcccagtttgacgaccttctggcccgcatcagcaCTCTggagatgcgcggattgcggttgcacacGCGGAGCCCGtggataaccgcggatcgggcggaCGACGTGTcggaaaaattaagattttaattacaatcGGGCGGgtttcggttttgaaaattgattaaaaaaaatcgtTCATTTGGGCGGATGGCaggcggatggaaaaatgagccatccgcgcatctctacagcgctcagagtgctcgtctgtgattagATGAAGTTcggcgttgacgcttccaaagttcaattttccccgTGAACGCGTGTGACGCGCGTCGCCAACGCTAGAAAAGCTCGGACAGCGCCGCTGgaaaagcgcctgacgcgcgtcaggtccgttgaagctcgtccttTGACTTTGGACtttagactttgaatgtaaaagcaacgcccgtgacgcttgcgacgcgttcggtgtgaacgcaaCATTAGGATAAAACCATACCCTTTcgccttttgtttttctttttgcgaGTCACTTTACTTCCGCTTTCTCCATCTTCTTCAGGATCAGCGTCATCTCCGCTGGCCAAAGCGTCCAAAGTGACACTTGATGCGGACGACAGGACTTCCTCCACGGCGCCCTGAGAGGCTTCCAGTCCGCAGAGTAATTTAACTGCAGCACATTATTTTACACTCAGGACCCGGAATTAAACCTTCCCCCCAGCAGAGACTGGCAGTGTCTTACCTTCTTTTTCTATCGCATTTGCCACAGCCTTTTTCATCCTCCCCGACTTCACCACGGCTGGGTCCGCATCCGCATAATCAGCAACAGTGACTtaagagaaagacagacaagAGGTTGGACATTTACAGGGACGTATCGCgtgatttcaaattaatttcTCTTATATCTCCTCTTAATATTACAGCACACGTATTTTAAGTGGCATGCAGACATTTCCACCTCTGCTTGTGAGTATGAGTGTCAAATGTGACTCTGTAAACACGGTCCAAACTTCAGCAGGCTGCAATGCTAACAGCAATGCTAGCAGCGGTGCTAACAGTGGGCGGGCGAACCAGAGCCTACCTGATTCCGAACAAACATCCCCGGCCttgaatttcagccgttttcgGTTCCCTTTCTTGGGCATGTCGATACCAGTGATTTGTGGGCGCCTAACGGGGCTGTGAGTACTGCCATGTCTCTATGGCAAGCTGGtgtaaagagaaagaaagaaaaataagagagaAATTGAAAATTGTTCCGCCAGGGTCTTCAGCCATCATGGAATGACGTAGCCACGCAAACACCGCGAGACCGTCGCTGAGCGCGCGTCACACTGCGCCCGTCGGTGACTGTCGGTATTGCAGCTATTTCTTTCAGTAATGATTCCTGAACTTGTGTCCCTTTGTGTTCTTACTTTCCACTCTGCAAAAGCAGAGATGCATGACAAGAATACATacatagaaaaaataaataaatgaataaaataaaacaagatcTTAACACTTTTTAAATTGCATACTGGTGACATCATGAGTCTCATGAAATCAAGGTCCTTCCATCTTCACCCTGGCCTCCTGACTGTAGCCAGTCCCATCGATAGATATatagaaaagaaggaagaaatgaAGATGATTATGTAAGAATATCCGATGATGTAATAACTTTTGCAGCATAAGTTATATATATGAAATTTCAAAGTCATATAGTATCCTTATATTATTCTCTatctaaatgcaaataaaaagtgAATGTACAACAAGAATaatgaaaatacacaaacacagtggCAATGTAGATAGGAACCATTAAAACCAAGAAGAACGTATCTGGCTGACCTTGGTCTCTGTGTCCTCATAATGCCTATCATCTTCTCCTATTGTGACTCACCCATGTCTTCCCTTTCACAGTAAGCTTTCCTTTCCTCCCTCTTATATATGTTGCCAGATCATTTTTATACCTTTGTGTCAATACATCCTGCTTCGTCAATTTTTGAACTTTCCCATGATTGGACTTTTTCTCATATTGAATTATCGTTTTGGACCACCCTCTGGATACCTTTGCCTGCTTGTGAAAACCTGACTGCTATGATAAAGTCATTGAACTTTACTTGGCTGCATCAGTCTGCTTTTGGATTCCCCTGAGATTCATGATCACAAACTACAAAGACAATCTTATTTTttgaatgtgaacattttttgtTAGTTTTGGCATTGAGGATCACATGAAGAGCAACAGTTGACGACACAACATGAGAACAGAAGTCAAAACCAGAATGCAACAGTAAGAGCATTATCCTAAATTAGAAATAATTTGGTGGTTATTTTATGGATCGGATCCACTTGAAATTGACTTTTTGTGATGCTTCAGTTAAAAAAATTTTGACACTCcttcttcattttgaaaaaaaaaaggtcttttttaatttttaggtATTAAATTATTCAAGTCAGGCATTCTCAGTGCCTTCTAAATTTTACATCTAAGTCAGGCCAGATTCTCTGTTCTTTAGTTTGACgatttaaataatattttcatgacttgactgGCAGCAATGGTTTAACAGTCTTTTCCAACATGGAAGCAACTTACCAGAAAACATAAGTTGGATAGATACATCAATACCAGTTTGCATGAACTATTTGCCCATTCTCAGCAGAAATCAGCAGTTTCTTCGGAAGGCTTCACATCAGCGGGCTATAGGATTTTGTCTGTCATTTATCTCATCAGCTCACCCACTTCTCACAGTTATGTCAGAAAAGTGCAGATGTATCATCACCGTCTCGCTCTCAGCGTTGCTAAAGCTTCTGATTAAAGCTGCTTAGAGAAAAAATCTGCTAGACTCAGATAACAAGTAGGAGAAGACAGACAGTGACAATGTTATCAGCCTTTAAGGGTCTCCTGCTGAAAGAGCAACATTGCTGTGTGCAGTGACCTTTGGAAAAACAATGATGAAAGTGCTTCAGGACAGATATTTTCATCTACCTGCATGGtgcttttttttgacaaaacacTGTGAACGAA encodes:
- the tmem183a gene encoding transmembrane protein 183A isoform X1, which produces MPKKGNRKRLKFKAGDVCSESVTVADYADADPAVVKSGRMKKAVANAIEKEVKLLCGLEASQGAVEEVLSSASSVTLDALASGDDADPEEDGESGSKVTRKKKNKRRKENSESSDGGEYPMDIWLVLSSYIRPEDVCRFSLICRNAWTVTCTAAFWTRLYRRHYRMDVDLPFRLQPDSMSRMHCLRACVIRSLFHLYEPFTLRLSQTPALPESTPTTLLNSKCVLFCHKKVSGTRPETLWEFNFKFRKEHGHSRNGCAKSLHMPKQYEDVHNNPDSDCYVLQINTLNFIYTPVVMGMTLTLFTINVSTDMRHHRVRLVFQDSPLHRGKKKGDQGGTQVVLDPVHSVRLMDWWHPQYPSLLC
- the tmem183a gene encoding transmembrane protein 183A isoform X2; this encodes MPKKGNRKRLKFKAGDVCSESVTVADYADADPAVVKSGRMKKAVANAIEKEENSESSDGGEYPMDIWLVLSSYIRPEDVCRFSLICRNAWTVTCTAAFWTRLYRRHYRMDVDLPFRLQPDSMSRMHCLRACVIRSLFHLYEPFTLRLSQTPALPESTPTTLLNSKCVLFCHKKVSGTRPETLWEFNFKFRKEHGHSRNGCAKSLHMPKQYEDVHNNPDSDCYVLQINTLNFIYTPVVMGMTLTLFTINVSTDMRHHRVRLVFQDSPLHRGKKKGDQGGTQVVLDPVHSVRLMDWWHPQYPSLLC